The proteins below are encoded in one region of Stieleria sp. JC731:
- the tgt gene encoding tRNA guanosine(34) transglycosylase Tgt, which yields MTFRFDLHQTDPQTGARRGTFQTPHGPVQTPGFMPVGTQGTVKGLTIDQVKSTGAHMILGNTYHLGLRPGPEIVRALGGLHAMFSWDGPILTDSGGFQVFSLKDISKISEQSVIFRSHIDGAIVNLTPEYSIEIQEALGSDVAMVLDHVVALPAEKGEVQDAMERSIRWARRCLEHASRDDQAKFAIVQGGLDVELRQQCAREMATMDFEGFAVGGLSVGETPDEMYRITEATTPELPTNKPRYLMGVGRPIDLLESIQRGIDLFDCVMPTRNGRNGFAFTEHGHVKIRNAVHKTDTSPLDPTCDCFTCTRHSRGYLRHLFIAGEMLGPSLLSLHNLHYYQRVMAGARAAIEAGKLTEYIAEKKRLWGMQ from the coding sequence ATGACTTTCCGCTTCGACCTGCACCAGACCGACCCTCAAACCGGTGCGCGACGCGGCACTTTTCAAACGCCACATGGACCGGTTCAAACGCCGGGCTTCATGCCCGTAGGGACTCAAGGGACGGTCAAAGGCCTCACGATCGATCAGGTCAAATCGACCGGCGCCCATATGATCCTGGGCAACACATACCATCTGGGACTGCGTCCCGGTCCTGAAATCGTTCGCGCACTCGGCGGACTGCACGCGATGTTCTCTTGGGATGGCCCGATCCTGACCGACAGTGGCGGCTTCCAAGTCTTTTCACTCAAAGACATCAGCAAGATCAGCGAACAAAGCGTGATCTTCCGTAGCCACATCGACGGAGCCATCGTCAACCTGACACCGGAATACTCAATCGAGATCCAAGAAGCCCTGGGCAGCGACGTCGCGATGGTGCTTGACCACGTCGTCGCCCTGCCAGCCGAAAAAGGCGAAGTCCAGGACGCGATGGAGCGATCGATCCGTTGGGCACGCCGCTGCCTAGAGCACGCCAGCCGTGACGACCAAGCAAAGTTCGCGATCGTGCAGGGCGGTCTCGATGTCGAGCTTCGCCAACAGTGCGCCCGCGAGATGGCCACGATGGATTTCGAAGGCTTCGCCGTGGGAGGACTAAGCGTCGGCGAGACTCCCGACGAGATGTACCGAATCACCGAAGCGACGACGCCGGAACTTCCCACCAACAAACCTCGCTATCTAATGGGAGTCGGTCGGCCGATCGACTTGCTCGAGAGCATTCAACGCGGCATCGACTTATTCGACTGCGTCATGCCAACCCGAAATGGGCGAAACGGATTCGCCTTTACCGAACACGGACACGTTAAGATCAGAAACGCAGTTCACAAAACGGATACTTCCCCCCTCGATCCGACCTGTGACTGTTTTACATGCACGCGACATAGCCGCGGCTATCTGCGTCACCTCTTCATCGCCGGAGAAATGCTTGGACCGAGTTTGCTTTCCCTGCACAACCTGCACTACTACCAACGTGTGATGGCTGGGGCGCGAGCTGCGATCGAAGCAGGTAAACTGACAGAATACATCGCCGAAAAGAAACGACTGTGGGGGATGCAGTGA
- a CDS encoding P-II family nitrogen regulator has translation MRQIIAVVRPHLAEQVLESLKRAPLEAISVSEVKGYGRQKSYLDEYQETEFSEAFLPKVEIVMWVDESRYEEILEKVVAAARTGRIGDGKVFTLPVEVFQ, from the coding sequence GTGAGACAGATTATTGCGGTCGTTCGTCCGCACTTGGCCGAACAAGTTCTCGAATCACTTAAGCGTGCGCCGCTGGAAGCCATCTCGGTTAGCGAGGTGAAGGGCTACGGGCGTCAGAAAAGCTACTTGGACGAGTACCAAGAAACCGAGTTCTCCGAAGCGTTTCTACCGAAGGTGGAAATCGTGATGTGGGTCGACGAATCTCGCTACGAAGAGATTCTCGAAAAGGTCGTCGCGGCGGCACGGACAGGCCGAATCGGTGATGGCAAAGTCTTCACCCTGCCAGTGGAAGTATTTCAGTAG
- the eno gene encoding phosphopyruvate hydratase — protein MSLIQAIHARQILDSRGNPTIECEVLLEDGAHGRAAVPSGASTGAHEAWELRDGDKSVFLGKGVLTAVNNVNEKIASELQGMDALDQAEIDAAMINLDGTDNKSNLGANAILGVSLATAHAAAASTGQPLYRYLGGVGARLLPAPMMNIINGGEHADNSVDIQEFMVMPLGFERFSDALRCGTEIFHNLKKVLSSKGYNTAVGDEGGFAPDLKSNQEALDVIMQAIDQAGYKAGEQVWIALDAASTEFYDRDKQKYSIDGKELSGDEMVDFLADWCEKYPICSIEDGCDEDDWATWKKLTERVGDKVQLVGDDLFVTNVQRLQKGIDEGIANSILIKVNQIGSLTETIDSIQLAARHGYTAVTSHRSGETEDSTIADLAVALCTGQIKTGSASRSDRMAKYNQLLRIEEMLGDAALYGGPHFAAKLK, from the coding sequence ATGTCCCTGATCCAAGCGATCCACGCACGCCAGATTCTCGACAGCCGCGGAAACCCCACGATTGAATGCGAGGTCCTGTTGGAGGACGGTGCGCATGGTCGTGCGGCGGTCCCCAGCGGTGCCAGCACTGGCGCCCACGAAGCTTGGGAACTGCGTGACGGCGATAAGTCTGTCTTCCTCGGCAAAGGCGTTCTGACCGCGGTCAACAACGTCAACGAAAAGATCGCTAGCGAACTGCAAGGCATGGACGCTCTGGACCAAGCCGAAATCGACGCCGCGATGATCAACCTGGACGGCACGGACAACAAGAGCAACCTCGGTGCTAACGCCATCTTGGGCGTTTCTTTGGCAACCGCACACGCCGCCGCCGCTTCGACCGGCCAACCTCTGTATCGCTACCTCGGTGGCGTCGGAGCACGTTTGCTGCCCGCACCGATGATGAACATCATCAACGGTGGTGAGCACGCGGATAACTCAGTCGACATCCAAGAGTTCATGGTGATGCCGCTGGGCTTCGAACGTTTCAGTGACGCACTGCGTTGCGGAACCGAAATCTTCCACAACCTGAAAAAGGTTCTCAGCAGCAAAGGTTACAACACCGCTGTCGGTGACGAAGGCGGTTTCGCTCCTGACTTGAAGAGCAACCAAGAAGCTCTAGACGTCATCATGCAAGCGATCGACCAAGCTGGTTACAAAGCCGGCGAACAAGTCTGGATCGCTCTGGATGCCGCATCGACCGAATTCTACGACCGCGACAAGCAAAAGTACTCGATCGACGGCAAGGAACTGTCGGGCGACGAAATGGTCGACTTCTTGGCCGACTGGTGCGAAAAGTACCCCATCTGCAGCATCGAAGACGGTTGCGACGAAGACGATTGGGCCACCTGGAAGAAGCTGACCGAGCGAGTTGGCGACAAGGTTCAACTGGTTGGCGATGACTTGTTCGTTACCAACGTTCAACGTCTGCAAAAAGGTATCGACGAAGGAATCGCGAACAGCATCCTGATCAAAGTCAACCAAATCGGTTCGCTGACCGAAACCATCGACTCGATCCAACTGGCCGCTCGCCACGGTTACACCGCCGTCACGAGCCACCGCAGTGGTGAAACCGAAGACAGCACCATCGCTGACTTGGCAGTTGCATTGTGCACCGGCCAGATCAAGACCGGTTCGGCTAGCCGAAGCGATCGTATGGCAAAGTACAACCAACTGCTCCGCATCGAAGAAATGTTGGGCGACGCAGCTCTTTACGGCGGACCACACTTCGCTGCCAAGCTGAAGTAG
- a CDS encoding MarR family transcriptional regulator, with product MDPQSDEFTYKQGQYLAFIDAYVKLNRRAPAESDFQRYFRVSPPTVHNMSKTLTARQLIERKPGVARSITLRIDSDRIPPLDEA from the coding sequence ATGGACCCACAATCCGATGAATTCACATACAAGCAGGGCCAATATCTCGCATTTATCGATGCGTATGTCAAATTGAATCGGCGTGCACCAGCAGAGTCAGATTTCCAACGCTACTTTCGCGTATCACCGCCAACGGTTCACAACATGAGCAAGACGCTCACAGCAAGGCAACTGATTGAGCGGAAACCCGGAGTCGCACGAAGCATCACATTGCGAATTGACAGCGATAGGATCCCGCCGCTTGATGAGGCATGA
- a CDS encoding PAS domain-containing methyl-accepting chemotaxis protein: MGWLWNSSTAVEDEEKLDELWDSKSKLDAISNVQAVIEFNMDGTIIEANDNFLQAMRYRSEDEIVGMHHRIFMDPHEAGSAAYEQFWRVLRSGEPHSGRFRRIRSDGTQIWLDASYYPLLDQYGKPFKILKFAKEITNAVEKETSNVQVGEAVATSIEQMVETINEISSQLTQTAHQVTKTEEEISSNVQSVTRLEQSSQLIVDVVETIRGLAEQTNLLALNATIESARAGEAGKGFAVVANEVKELAKQTASATDSIGETVDDIRTLIASNVQASSSLNERIRIVTESMHSIAAAVEEQSATMANLNQTATMLRI, encoded by the coding sequence ATGGGATGGCTTTGGAATTCAAGCACGGCTGTCGAGGACGAGGAAAAACTAGACGAGTTGTGGGACTCCAAGTCTAAACTCGACGCGATCAGTAACGTCCAGGCGGTGATCGAGTTCAACATGGACGGGACAATCATTGAGGCAAACGACAACTTCCTGCAAGCGATGCGATATCGATCAGAGGATGAAATCGTCGGCATGCACCACCGCATTTTCATGGATCCGCATGAAGCCGGAAGCGCTGCTTACGAGCAGTTTTGGCGAGTGCTCCGCAGCGGTGAACCGCACTCGGGAAGATTCCGTCGCATTCGAAGTGACGGCACTCAAATCTGGCTCGACGCAAGCTACTACCCGCTGCTGGACCAGTACGGGAAGCCCTTCAAGATTCTGAAATTTGCGAAAGAGATCACAAACGCGGTCGAGAAAGAGACATCCAATGTCCAGGTCGGCGAAGCGGTCGCAACGAGCATCGAACAGATGGTCGAAACGATCAACGAAATCTCTTCACAACTGACCCAAACGGCTCACCAAGTTACCAAGACGGAAGAAGAGATTTCGTCAAACGTTCAATCCGTTACCCGACTCGAACAGAGTAGCCAATTGATTGTCGACGTAGTCGAAACGATCCGTGGCTTGGCCGAACAAACAAACTTGCTGGCCCTTAACGCCACGATCGAGTCCGCTCGTGCCGGTGAAGCCGGCAAGGGATTCGCGGTGGTTGCCAACGAGGTAAAGGAACTTGCCAAACAGACAGCGAGTGCGACCGACAGCATTGGCGAAACGGTCGACGACATTCGCACCCTGATCGCGTCGAATGTCCAAGCTTCATCCAGTTTGAATGAACGCATTCGAATCGTCACCGAAAGCATGCACTCGATTGCCGCTGCCGTCGAAGAACAATCAGCAACGATGGCCAACCTAAATCAAACGGCAACGATGCTCCGCATCTAG
- a CDS encoding tetratricopeptide repeat protein yields the protein MNEVELDVVDLKELILSNNSFGPNDVVEIRQMIAENYGHFAELRDAVSEMEHDENITPAGKTKMGVCQFLLGRFSESLGTLQAADGSATALFYAARSMFELKRYDDAIQTYEKAQTAGYNEDQCKIFIAESNRYAGRIEKAMMLLDDIFGPAEQTAEYMYQRASTVAYLGGRREEAITLYQRAVQTDENHAGALFGLAWENDRMGNDEEAIKLYERAAKAFPTGVGALINLGLIYEDRNEFDKAQACYKRILDSHPHDPRTRLYVKDASANGNMLYDEEMQRRNDRLTQTLAMPVANFELSVRSRNCLSKMGIESIGDLTRTTESELLSSKNFGETSLIEIREMLTSKGLKLGQFAHEKKTADPPVDTSHLSPDEQAMLERPISDLNLSVRARKCMARLQLNTIGELLRKTGDELLECKNFGVTSLTEVREKLTDLGLKLRGD from the coding sequence ATGAATGAAGTCGAACTGGACGTCGTCGACTTGAAAGAACTCATTCTGTCGAACAATTCGTTCGGCCCGAATGACGTAGTGGAGATTCGTCAGATGATCGCGGAGAACTACGGTCATTTTGCCGAACTTCGCGATGCCGTGTCCGAAATGGAACACGACGAGAACATCACACCGGCTGGCAAAACCAAAATGGGTGTTTGCCAATTCCTGTTGGGCCGTTTCTCGGAGTCACTTGGAACTCTGCAAGCTGCTGACGGCAGCGCGACGGCATTGTTCTACGCCGCTCGAAGTATGTTCGAGCTGAAGCGTTACGATGATGCCATTCAAACCTACGAAAAAGCACAGACCGCGGGATACAACGAAGATCAATGCAAGATCTTCATCGCGGAATCAAATCGATATGCAGGCCGAATCGAAAAGGCCATGATGTTGCTCGACGACATCTTTGGCCCTGCCGAGCAGACTGCCGAATACATGTACCAACGTGCTTCGACGGTTGCTTACCTCGGCGGTCGTCGCGAAGAAGCAATCACGCTTTACCAGCGTGCTGTCCAAACCGACGAAAACCATGCGGGAGCTTTGTTTGGCTTGGCATGGGAAAACGATCGAATGGGCAACGACGAAGAAGCAATCAAGCTTTACGAGCGGGCTGCGAAAGCGTTCCCAACCGGAGTCGGTGCACTGATCAACCTTGGGCTGATCTACGAAGACCGCAACGAATTCGATAAGGCGCAAGCTTGCTACAAGCGAATCCTGGATTCACATCCACACGATCCGCGTACTCGCCTGTACGTCAAAGACGCTTCGGCAAACGGCAACATGCTGTACGACGAAGAAATGCAGCGTCGCAATGATCGCCTGACTCAAACCTTGGCAATGCCGGTCGCGAACTTTGAACTCAGTGTTCGAAGCCGCAACTGCTTGTCGAAGATGGGCATCGAATCGATCGGCGATCTGACTCGCACGACCGAATCCGAGCTGCTGTCGAGCAAAAACTTTGGCGAAACCAGCTTGATCGAAATTCGCGAAATGCTGACCTCCAAGGGCCTCAAGCTCGGTCAGTTCGCACACGAAAAGAAAACTGCCGACCCACCGGTCGACACCAGCCACCTGTCTCCCGACGAGCAGGCGATGCTGGAGCGTCCGATTTCGGATCTGAACCTCTCCGTTCGTGCACGCAAATGTATGGCTCGTTTGCAACTGAACACGATCGGCGAATTGCTTCGTAAAACCGGTGACGAGCTTCTTGAGTGCAAGAACTTTGGTGTGACTAGCTTGACCGAAGTTCGCGAAAAGCTGACCGACCTCGGTTTGAAGCTTCGTGGTGACTGA
- a CDS encoding riboflavin synthase, with protein MFTGLVETMGTVVDLIDAPPGKRLRIQSELIASDASLGDSICVNGCCLTVVAIDSDVLDFEAGEETLSRTNLGSLEKNSQVNLERSLAVGARMGGHYVSGHVDTLGELIERTEDPPWATLRFRLPTQYASQVVGKGSIAIDGISLTVVDADADSFTVALIPHTLSVTTLGQRNVGDKVNLETDLLAKYVQRSLGLLSDEQIQSFNAPS; from the coding sequence ATGTTCACTGGTCTCGTAGAAACGATGGGAACGGTCGTCGATCTGATCGATGCACCACCCGGAAAACGTCTTCGAATTCAATCCGAATTGATCGCTTCTGATGCCAGTCTCGGCGACAGTATCTGTGTCAACGGATGCTGCTTGACAGTTGTCGCGATCGATTCGGACGTGCTTGATTTCGAAGCCGGTGAGGAAACGCTGTCACGCACCAACTTGGGTTCACTGGAAAAAAATAGCCAAGTCAACTTGGAACGATCGCTAGCGGTCGGGGCAAGAATGGGGGGCCATTATGTCAGCGGTCACGTCGACACGCTGGGCGAATTGATCGAAAGGACCGAGGATCCCCCATGGGCAACCCTTCGATTTCGGCTGCCAACACAGTACGCTTCACAGGTCGTGGGTAAAGGCAGTATTGCGATCGACGGAATCAGCTTGACGGTCGTCGATGCCGACGCAGACAGTTTTACGGTCGCGCTGATTCCGCACACCCTGAGCGTTACCACGCTTGGCCAACGGAACGTCGGCGACAAAGTCAATTTGGAAACAGACCTGTTGGCAAAATACGTCCAACGATCGCTCGGACTCCTTTCAGACGAACAAATTCAGTCCTTCAATGCTCCCAGCTAG
- the rsmA gene encoding 16S rRNA (adenine(1518)-N(6)/adenine(1519)-N(6))-dimethyltransferase RsmA produces MNQPRQTASYLSRRLSEAGLRPVSKYGQNFLIDLNLVNLIADSAEIQPNDVVLEVGTGVGSLTSQLADKAAAVLTVEIDKNLHQLASEELAHRPNVKLIQGDALRNKNSLRDDVMESIREAMQRIGDEARFLLVANLPYNVATPIISNLLHQTPAPDSMVVTIQKELAERIVAQPSTKDYSALSIWIQSNCNAEIVRVLGPKVFWPRPKVDSAVLRMDLDRAKRDTIPDLKYFHETVRALFFHRRKFLRSNVISAMKGRLDKSVIDEILQQLGHNEDSRAEQLSVEQIKTLVESLRVAEAEHSSDQ; encoded by the coding sequence TTGAATCAACCACGCCAAACCGCCAGCTATCTGTCCCGTCGCCTTAGCGAAGCCGGCTTACGACCGGTTTCGAAATACGGACAGAACTTCCTGATCGATCTAAACCTCGTCAACTTGATCGCCGACTCGGCAGAAATACAACCCAACGACGTCGTGCTCGAAGTCGGGACCGGTGTCGGATCGCTGACCAGTCAACTCGCTGATAAAGCCGCCGCGGTCCTGACCGTCGAGATTGACAAGAACCTTCATCAGCTTGCAAGCGAAGAATTGGCGCATCGCCCGAATGTCAAACTGATTCAAGGCGACGCGCTGCGAAACAAAAATTCACTGCGTGACGATGTGATGGAATCGATCCGCGAGGCGATGCAGCGGATCGGGGACGAAGCGAGATTCCTGCTCGTCGCCAACCTTCCTTACAACGTCGCGACACCCATCATTTCGAATTTGCTGCACCAAACCCCCGCGCCTGATTCGATGGTCGTGACGATCCAAAAGGAACTCGCCGAACGGATCGTTGCCCAGCCGTCCACGAAGGACTACAGCGCTCTGAGTATCTGGATCCAATCAAACTGCAACGCCGAAATCGTTCGCGTGCTCGGTCCCAAAGTCTTCTGGCCACGCCCCAAAGTCGACTCCGCAGTTTTACGGATGGACCTTGATCGAGCCAAACGCGACACCATTCCCGATCTGAAGTACTTTCACGAAACCGTTCGCGCGCTGTTCTTTCACCGTCGCAAATTTCTACGTAGCAACGTTATCAGCGCGATGAAAGGAAGACTGGATAAGTCCGTGATTGACGAAATCCTGCAACAGCTTGGACACAACGAAGACTCACGCGCCGAACAGCTTTCCGTTGAGCAAATCAAGACGCTGGTCGAAAGCTTGCGGGTTGCCGAAGCGGAACACTCGAGCGATCAATAA